Proteins found in one Oscarella lobularis chromosome 16, ooOscLobu1.1, whole genome shotgun sequence genomic segment:
- the LOC136196716 gene encoding caspase-3-like — protein sequence MDPKDRALLRHNRVYLVSNLDPDTIDNALVAEDLMTEDQDEEMRSKATRKRKVEYLLDKISLKGPTAMKRFIKVLQENSSQSYIADHLLDKEKEQGRGVPLPPPIPVQEVDEEEEEESDAGRRRKTGDDAYQMKSRPRGHAIIINNKNFTGGRMKVRTGTNRDANGLNDLFQWLQFEVTRHDDLTVARIRDVTSELARMDHSAYDCFILAILSHGENGEIYGTDEKLISIEDIISQFETNQSLIGKPKLFFLQACRGGQLDRGVTETDGIIDDVDLAGPIEIVLGEDEVDARLSSLPTQADFLLSYATTPGFVSWRNQSKGSWYVHSLVDVFYKYAKDEHLLELLTRVNNEVATQFESSTGKKKQIPSPVFMLRKKLYFRPGK from the coding sequence ATGGATCCGAAAGATCGCGCACTTTTGCGCCACAATCGCGTCTATCTCGTCAGCAATCTCGACCCGGACACCATCGACAACGCTCTCGTGGCAGAAGACCTAATGACAGAGGaccaagacgaagaaatgagaagcaaagcgacgcgaaaaagaaaagtggaATACCTCCTCGACAAAATCTCCTTAAAAGGACCAACAGCAATGAAACGCTTCATCAAAGTCCTACAAGAGAATTCATCTCAAAGTTACATAGCCGATCATCTCcttgacaaagaaaaagaacaaggAAGGGGCGTTCCCCTTCCCCCTCCCATTCCCGTacaagaagtcgacgaggaagaagaagaagaaagcgacgcaGGTCGCCGCCGCAAgacgggcgacgacgcctATCAAATGAAATCGCGACCGCGCGGACACGCAAtcataatcaataataaaaatttcaCGGGCGGACGAATGAAAGTGCGTACGGGAACTAATCGCGATGCCAACGGATTAAACGATTTATTTCAATGGCTCCAATTCGAAGTGACGCGACACGACGATTTAACCGTTGCTAGgatacgtgacgtcacgtcggaATTAGCCCGTATGGATCATTCCGCCTACGATTGCTTCATTTTGGCGATTCTAAGTcacggcgaaaacggcgaaatcTACGGAACAGACGAGAAATTGATATCAATCGAAGATATCATATCTCAATTCGAAACGAATCAAAGTCTCATAGGAAAACCcaaactcttttttcttcaagcgTGTCGAGGCGGTCAACTCGATCGTGGCGTCACGGAAACAGACGGgatcatcgacgacgtcgacttggcTGGACCAATCGAAATCGTTCTAGGtgaagacgaagtcgatgcGCGTTTATCTAGTTTGCCCACCCAGGCCGATTTCTTACTTTCCTATGCGACGACTCCCGGTTTTGTTTCGTGGAGAAATCAGTCGAAAGGATCGTGGTACGTTcattctctcgtcgacgtcttttacAAGTATGCGAAGGATGAACATCTGCTCGAATTGCTCACGAGGGTCAACAATGAAGTTGCTACTCAATTTGAGTCGAGTAcgggaaaaaagaaacagattCCTTCGCCCGTCTTTATGTTGAGAAAGAAACTTTATTTTAGACCTGGAAAGTAA
- the LOC136196715 gene encoding uncharacterized protein: protein MTSYTLLLSIVVAAAVGFVSATSTRFSCRNPKACPVHINCTYGEVLDKWDCCYKCALAPGQSCNKRKDHADYGQCGRGLNCSDDGICQGKPLACKHGDLWTSQLRWNRQAICGCFNGDTICLQTVEQSPPPSSSSSSSPSLSSPPTIASPPLHVGLGGQITAKATYREGETIRITCRYPTHPKPTLIFFEHKNTAFRGKGSELGLEARKSPIVEVDGVSLHERTYTIESANASHAGTYRCSVLSEGTFIPMTDSVDIEVHAPVTSPSPSPPPPSLTTGSRPTEKEDLKGLAFVSFHDDSKKEANELEIVSIWCRARGHPTPHVEIYKDGKRIEQIRNSIDVNENGPEIQVQFLRALQSQSGNYTCKATNRHGTISKIISLRIRPLPLTCTFEGGHCHSWLSKTQWRVSSGKKGGPVKKDNSKHDITGHYIYFAGTIKTAYLETRLLKDDDICGLKFHYQVSPNATFQVVVDQKTSGGGGGGGGGGGGTGTSDSKVLLDTKEGPNQQWPHWQGTRIPHRIIGKSRIRFVATIEQKRVAYVALDDIQLQPCAEQ from the exons ATGACTTCTTACAcccttcttctttctatcgtcgtcgccgccgccgtcggctTCGTCTCAGCTACAAGTACCAGATTCTCTTGTCGGAATCCGAAAGCATGTCCAGTGCACATCAACTGTACGTACGGCGAGGTGTTAGACAAGTGGGACTGCTGCTACAAATGCGCCCTCGCTCCCGGCCAATCATGCAACAAGCGAAAAGACCATGCTGACTACGGTCAGTGTGGACGAGGTCTTAACTGTAGCGACGACGGAATATGCCAAG GAAAGCCGCTGGCGTGCAAGCACGGCGATTTGTGGACGAGCCAACTTCGATGGAACAGACAGGCGATTTGCGGCTGTTTCAACGGAGACACGATATGCCTCCAAACAGTAGAAcagtcgccgccgccgtcgtcgtcgtcgtcgtcgtcgccgtcgttgtcgtcgccacCGACGATCGCGTCTCCGCCATTGCACGTAGGCCTTGGAGGTCAAATCACGGCCAAGGCGACGTATCGTGAAGGCGAAACGATACGAATAACGTGCCGCTATCCGACCCATCCCAAGCCGACACTCATCTTCTTCGAGCACAAAAACACGGCATTCAGAGGCAAAGGCTCGGAGCTGGGCCTCGAAGCAAGGAAATCACCTatcgtcgaagtcgacggcgtttcgcTTCACGAAAGAACGTACACAATCGAATCGGCGAACGCCTCGCATGCCGGCACGTATAGATGCTCCGTCCTCAGCGAAGGGACTTTCATCCCCATGACCGATTCGGTCGACATCGAAGTCCACGCTCCCGtaacgtcgccgtcgccgtcgccgccgcctccgtcgcTGACGACAGGCTCCCGACcgacagaaaaagaagacctCAAAG GCTTAGCTTTTGTGTCGTTCCACGATGATTCTAAGAAGGAAGCCAACGAGTTGGAGATCGTCTCTATTTGGTGTCGGGCACGTGGACATCCTACGCCGCACGTCGAAATCTACAAAGACGGAAAGAGAATCGAACAAATAAGAAattcgattgacgtcaacgagaacGGACCAGAGATTCAAGTGCAATTTTTGCGAGCTCTCCAATCACAAAGCGGCAATTACACTTGcaaagcgacgaatcgacaCGGAACGATATCCAAAATCATCAGCCTTCGCATCAGAC CTTTGCCGCTAACCTGCACGTTTGAAGGGGGACACTGCCACTCTTGGCTTAGCAAAACTCAATGGAGAGTTTCGAGCGGCAAAAAAGGGGGTCCTGTCAAGAAGGACAACAGCAAACATGATATTACAG GGCACTACATCTACTTCGCAGGGACTATCAAAACCGCCTACCTCGAAACTCGTCTTCTGAAAGACGATGACATCTGCGGATTGAAGTTTCACTACCAGGTGTCGCCAAATGCAACGtttcaagtcgtcgtcgatcaaaaaaccagcggcggcggcggcggaggcggcggcggcggcggcggcaccggcaCGAGTGATTCGAAAGTATTGCTCGACACGAAAGAAGGCCCCAATCAACAATGGCCCCACTGGCAAGGAACCCGCATTCCCCATCGCATAATCGGAAAATCTCgcattcgattcgtcgcaaCTATAGAGCAGAAACGCGTCGCCTATGTCGCCCTCGACGATATTCAATTACAACCGTGCGCG GAGCAGTAA
- the LOC136196714 gene encoding multifunctional procollagen lysine hydroxylase and glycosyltransferase LH3-like translates to MFRNPLLLLLFGFQLVLAKDPHRRLLLVTVATEETDGYRRFSQSAAHFGYDVKVIGMGTEWRGGDIAKYPGGGYKINLLAQALAPYKDDDQLVIMFTDSYDVVLAGSPDEILTKFDEFQSKLVVSAEGFCWPDRSLANQYPKVTLGKRYLCSGGYIGDAPVIYEALTSSKLGDLDDDQLFFTNLYLDKNFRAKHNMRLDHRSHIFQNLHGAEDDVEVKFDGGSKAYVENIVYSTRPLVLHGNAPKGKLKINQLGNYVPNHWNAESGCLTCDDDRIDLNGKSDSEHPEVFVAIFVTKPVPFLKQFLNRFDTLNYPKSRLKVHVYSLTNYHEKDIKTWADGNEVDVTIFSEQNTEADARNHAINHCIESSCAYYFSVDADVVLTNLNALRELIEQNRSVLAPALTKYDKLWSNFWGALSDDGFYARSDDYISIVKGERKGLWNVPYIAHVYLMKGSVVRRHAPRFDDANLDSDMALCQFLRNKGVFMFVTNRVAFGRLLDADNYETHHLHNDMYEVIRNPPDWEAVYVHPNYSENLDKNIDVAQPCPDVYYYPLVSKQFARELVEEMEHFGEWSGGKHQDARLSGGYENVPTDDIHMNQIGYEENWLHIIKTYVLPVQERVFPGYYSGAKSIMNFVVKYHPTRQDRLRPHHDSSTFTINVALNEHGKEYEGGGCRFVRYNCSVTGMDIGWTVMHPGRLTHWHEGLRTVNGTRYIMVSFIDP, encoded by the exons ATGTTTAGGAAtcctcttctccttcttcttttcgggTTTCAGCTAGTTTTAGCAAAAG ATCCCCATCGAAGACTTCTACTCGTTACCGTCGCGACCGAAGAAACCGACGGctatcgtcgtttctccCAATCGGCCGCTCATTTCGGCTACGACGTCAAA GTTATTGGAATGGGCACGGAATGGCGTGGCGGTGACATAGCCAAGTATCCCGGCGGAGGATACAAAATCAATCTTTTGGCTCAAGCACTTGCTCCGTACAAAGATGATGATCAGCTTGTCATTATGTTTACTGATAG TTATGATGTCGTTTTGGCTGGTTCGCCGGACGAGATTTTGACAAAGTTTGATGAATTTCAATCCAAGTTAGTTGTTTCGGCGGAAGGATTTTGCTGGCCTGATCGATCTCTAGCT AATCAATATCCTAAAGTGACGTTAGGAAAGCGCTATCTTTGCTCTGGAG GCTACATTGGAGACGCTCCAGTCATATACGAAGCGTTGACAAGTTCGAAACTAGGAGATCTTGACGATGATCAACTCTTTTTTACCAATCTCTATTTGGACAAAAATTTTAGA GCAAAACATAACATGAGACTCGATCATAGATCTCACATTTTCCAAAATCTTCACGGGGCTGAAG atGACGTTGAAGTTAAATTTGACGGCGGAAGTAAAGCGTACGTTGAGAATATTGTGTATAGCACTAGACCGTTGGTTCTCCACGGAAATGCACCAAAAGGAAAA ttgaaaatcaatcaattggGAAACTACGTTCCCAATCATTGGAATGCGGAGAGTGGCTGTTTGACTTGCGATGATGATAGGATAGATTTGAATGGAAAATCG GATTCTGAACATCCGGAAGTCTTTGTGGCGATTTTTGTCACGAAACCGGTTCCCTTTCTAAAGCAATTTCTGAATCGTTTCGACACTCTGAACTATCCTAAATCTCGTCTTAAAGTCCACGTCTACAGTCTGACAAACTACCACGAAAAAGACATCAAAACGTGGGCCGACGGCAATGAAGTGGACGTGACTATTTTTAGTGAGCAAAACACGGAAGCAGACGCTCGAAATCACGCCAT CAATCATTGCATTGAATCATCGTGCGCTTACTACTTCTCCGtggacgccgacgtcgttctaACGAACTTGAACGCGCTACGCGAACTAATTGAACAGAACCGATCAGTCTTGGCTCCGGCTCTCACCAAATACGATAAGTTGTGGTCTAATTTCTGGGGTGCTCTCTCGGACGACGGCTTCTACGCCCGTTCCGACGATTACATAAGCATCGTTAAAGGCGAACGCAA GGGTCTATGGAATGTTCCCTATATAGCTCACGTTTATCTAATGAAGGGAAGCGTGGTCCGTCGGCATGCGccgcgtttcgacgacgccaattTAGATTCCGATATGGCTCTTTGCCAGTTCCTCCGGAACAAG GGCGTTTTTATGTTCGTAACGAATCGCGTCGCCTTTGGCCGTTTACTCGACGCGGATAATTACGAGACGCATCACTTGCATAATGATATGTATGAAGTCATCCGAAATCCGCCG GACTGGGAAGCGGTCTATGTTCATCCCAACTATTCGGAGAATCTTGATAAAAATATTGATGTGGCTCAG CCTTGTCCAGACGTCTACTATTATCCGCTTGTGTCAAAGCAATTTGCGCGCGAGTTGGTCGAG GAAATGGAGCATTTTGGTGAGTGGTCAGGTGGAAAGCACCAG GATGCGCGGCTTTCTGGTGGCTACGAAAACGTCCCTACTGATGATATTCACATGAATCAg atTGGCTACGAAGAGAATTGGCTTCACATTATTAAGACCTACGTTCTTCCCGTGCAAGAACGCGTCTTTCCAGGATATTACTCAGGC gcAAAATCTATTATGAATTTCGTTGTGAAGTATCATCCAACGAGGCAGGATCGACTTCGACCTCACCACGACTCGTCTACGTTCACAATCAACGTTGCATTGAACGAACACGGAAAAGAATACGAA ggaGGTGGATGCCGCTTTGTGCGCTACAACTGTTCCGTTACGGGAATGGATATCGGCTGGACTGTCATGCATCCGGGCAGGCTCACTCATTGGCACGAAGGTTTGAGAACGGTCAACGGTACTCGCTACATTATGGTGTCATTTATTGACCCGTAA
- the LOC136196717 gene encoding caspase-3-like, producing the protein MASALEETLRRNQTFLVENLDLKKAEDRLLKEGLLGVDDVDEMTAKGTREDEVAFLLDKLSKRGPQAFDVFIKVLREADAFATKKLTSGNFDDECDGGDDETYKPISKGKAVIIVNREFGLSLTTRIGAERDVKTLQNLFEFLNFDVVTYENVNESRMRNVINRFAQDDHSKIDCVAMAISSHGRDEEIYSSDESLVPVSQITSPFRYNPTLLGKPKLFFIQACRGERQDKGIDVPDGKRVSDTRLTIPTDSDFLLAFATTPGYASFRNSLFGSWFVQALDSTFRARAHEDHLLDLLTRVNRKVAIEFKSNPGQRKQMPAIVSMLTKKLYLLPPRKN; encoded by the coding sequence atggCGTCAGCTCTCGAAGAAACGCTGAGGCGAAATCAGACGTTCTTAGTCGAGAATCTCGACCTGAAGAAGGCCGAAGATCGTCTACTAAAAGAAGGGcttctcggcgtcgacgacgtggacgaAATGACGGCGAAGGGGActcgagaagacgaagtcgcCTTTCTCCTCGACAAACTTTCCAAGAGAGGTCCCCAGGCATTCGACGTCTTTATCAAAGTCCTACGAGAAGCAGACGCATTCGCGACAAAGAAGCTTACTTCCGGgaattttgacgacgaatgcgacggcggcgacgacgaaacctaTAAACCGATATCAAAAGGAAAAGCCGTGATCATTGTCAATAGAGAATTTGGCCTTAGTCTCACGACGCGAATCGGTGCCGAAAGAGACGTCAAAACTCTTCAAAATCTCTTCGAATTTCtcaatttcgacgtcgtgacgTACGAAAATGTGAACGAGAGTCGAATGCGCAACGTCATAAATCGATTCGCTCAAGACGATCATTCGAAGATCGACtgcgttgccatggcaatATCGAGTCACGGCCGAGACGAGGAGATCTAttcgagcgacgaatcgctcgTTCCCGTCTCTCAAATCACGTCGCCCTTTCGATACAACCCAACACTTCTGGGAAAACCCAAGCTATTCTTCATTCAAGCATGCAGGGGAGAGAGACAGGATAAAGGAATCGACGTACCTGATGGGAAAAGAGTCTCAGACACTCGCCTTACTATTCCAACTGATTCTGATTTCTTGCTCGCTTTTGCTACGACGCCTGGTTACGCGTCCTTCAGAAATTCCCTCTTTGGTTCGTGGTTTGTGCAGGcgctcgattcgacgtttCGAGCCCGCGCTCACGAGGATCATCTTCTTGATCTGCTTACGAGAGTCAATCGTAAAGTTGCCATCGAATTCAAATCGAATCCGGGTCAAAGGAAACAGATGCCAGCCATCGTTTCTATGCTAACGAAGAAACTCTATCTTTTACCTCCGCGTAAGAACTAG